A DNA window from Maribellus comscasis contains the following coding sequences:
- a CDS encoding HigA family addiction module antitoxin, producing the protein MEKLANVHPGEILLEEFLRPMAISAYRLAKDTDIPQTRISQIIKGKRRITADTALRLATYFGTTPKFWLGLQDDYDLEEERENKKAILIQIKKNAPQITS; encoded by the coding sequence ATGGAAAAGTTAGCAAATGTTCATCCAGGAGAAATATTGCTTGAGGAGTTTTTACGCCCAATGGCAATAAGTGCTTATCGTTTGGCAAAGGATACGGATATTCCGCAAACTCGTATTTCTCAGATAATAAAAGGAAAAAGAAGAATAACAGCAGATACCGCTTTAAGACTGGCAACTTATTTTGGCACAACCCCTAAGTTCTGGTTGGGGTTGCAGGATGACTACGATCTTGAAGAAGAACGGGAAAATAAAAAGGCGATTCTAATCCAAATAAAGAAAAATGCCCCACAAATTACGAGTTAG
- a CDS encoding beta-phosphoglucomutase family hydrolase, whose product MEIQVSAKAKALIFDLDGTLSDSLPVHVETWNQIGEKYGFEFDTQIVYEMTGRPTIEFAKRVVEQYNLSANPVDIVKQKQTSFWELAHLLRPVEEVVTIVKNYHGKLPMAVGTGASRKSAEVQLKALGITEYFDTIVSADDVTSHKPNPDTFLECARLMNIDPEFCQVFEDGDLGITAAKTAGMMITDVRPFINYGEWVLS is encoded by the coding sequence ATGGAAATACAGGTCTCAGCAAAAGCAAAAGCTTTAATTTTTGATTTAGACGGAACCTTATCTGATTCACTGCCGGTTCACGTAGAAACATGGAATCAGATTGGGGAAAAATACGGTTTTGAATTTGATACTCAGATTGTATACGAAATGACAGGTCGGCCAACCATCGAGTTTGCCAAACGGGTTGTTGAACAGTACAATCTTTCTGCAAATCCGGTTGACATTGTAAAACAAAAACAAACTTCTTTTTGGGAGCTTGCCCATTTATTGCGCCCGGTGGAGGAAGTAGTTACCATTGTAAAAAACTACCACGGAAAATTACCAATGGCCGTTGGAACAGGGGCCAGCAGGAAAAGCGCTGAAGTGCAGTTAAAAGCACTTGGAATAACTGAATATTTTGATACAATCGTTTCTGCCGACGACGTTACCAGCCATAAACCCAACCCGGATACTTTTCTGGAATGTGCCAGATTAATGAATATTGATCCGGAATTTTGCCAGGTTTTTGAAGATGGTGATTTGGGAATTACAGCTGCTAAAACAGCGGGAATGATGATTACCGACGTCCGCCCGTTTATTAATTACGGCGAATGGGTTCTTTCATAA
- a CDS encoding AEC family transporter, whose protein sequence is MGSFIIALKTVLPLFLIIFAGLIFSKTKAASETWVDILNKYALWIGFPALVIASLMNLEVEGESYLKLILLNSAYIVISMLLAFPVARIFKLSKRMRSSLFLVFSFGNVAYLGIPVLFNAFGTEVLPTAAILSAVYLFWLLTLGIILIESNSEKEIDIKKIGLNLAKNPLLISIFIGLLIVFFNLELPVIFEETIILFSDSVTAVVLFSLGIFLGFNKIGHPKEWIQVFIFAVLTMLVLPFIYYLSIKQAGLDSMQFDASILDASMPLGVTPYALAVQYKLETTVIARIVVLATSLSIFTIPLWMVVLS, encoded by the coding sequence ATGGGTTCTTTCATAATTGCACTAAAAACGGTCTTACCGCTTTTCCTTATCATTTTTGCAGGATTAATTTTTTCGAAAACAAAAGCGGCCAGCGAAACCTGGGTTGATATTCTGAATAAATATGCCCTCTGGATTGGTTTCCCGGCTTTGGTCATTGCGTCGCTGATGAATTTGGAAGTGGAAGGAGAATCCTATTTAAAATTGATTTTGCTAAATTCAGCATACATCGTTATTTCCATGTTGCTGGCGTTTCCCGTTGCGCGAATATTCAAGCTTTCCAAACGAATGCGCAGTTCACTTTTTCTGGTTTTCTCTTTTGGCAATGTTGCCTACCTGGGAATTCCTGTTTTATTTAATGCATTTGGTACTGAAGTTTTACCGACCGCAGCCATCCTTTCGGCGGTTTATCTTTTTTGGCTTTTAACACTCGGAATTATCCTTATTGAATCGAACAGCGAAAAAGAGATTGACATAAAAAAAATCGGATTAAACCTGGCAAAAAATCCACTACTGATTTCCATCTTTATTGGTTTGCTGATTGTCTTTTTCAACCTCGAATTGCCTGTGATTTTTGAAGAAACAATTATTCTTTTTTCCGATTCCGTAACCGCAGTTGTACTATTCTCTCTTGGAATTTTTCTTGGTTTTAACAAAATCGGACACCCCAAAGAATGGATTCAGGTTTTTATTTTTGCAGTGCTTACAATGCTTGTTCTACCGTTTATTTATTACTTATCCATCAAACAGGCCGGACTGGATTCGATGCAGTTTGATGCTTCTATTCTGGATGCGTCAATGCCGCTTGGTGTGACTCCTTACGCGCTGGCGGTACAATACAAACTGGAAACAACAGTAATTGCAAGAATTGTGGTTTTGGCAACTTCCCTGTCTATTTTTACGATTCCGCTGTGGATGGTTGTTCTGAGTTAA
- a CDS encoding T9SS type A sorting domain-containing protein, with protein sequence MFSTNSGIESQKIRTPDLKWKKKSCNWIPESTNSDLSSEELKSALTEKQKLDSIIYETYNQNGDLIEYIKNSFEYDSVGNQTSNTLYRWNGEIQGWDKSIRIDFLLNSDGKVLSETHYQWNNNEDNWMNNYKYEYDYDTENNLVLDAYYIWVSTSESWRGVEKKEYKFDAEKNLILDASYEWDIYSATWKGKEKYECKFDSSGNKTMEAYFTWDYVSVTPILYGWLNQYVHESVFDENNKLILFTQSQWSPDSTVLLKQSKEEIEYNSNDSIIFDITYNWEQLENLWKVNRKKEYIYEPNKTVYTEYEPHSDSLRIIGLKETYYNSNSDITTETDYYRSYELDSVILNAKTEYTYYPSGNLPFETKTFSYNIDSESWVPVSKTEISAYDIYGNPTQIIYSSDWDTEAENWSYIFKVIHNYNSKNKLTVYNTFFRNNDANDWVGKDKKEYSYDEYDNLILEIQYTWNTAQNDWSGDLKTEYIFDNSYTSDELILPYMFFPNDYQYMLTEIRKSAWEQNINDWRFLSSSTYHYSSVIVDAIDKKSYRNIELYPNPVTENLIVNNIGNYTQILIFNISGELILQKELQQNESIFNLANIKPGMYFVQLRKNSEVFSTKIIKQ encoded by the coding sequence ATGTTTTCCACCAATTCAGGAATCGAAAGCCAAAAAATTCGTACGCCGGATTTAAAATGGAAAAAAAAATCATGTAACTGGATTCCTGAAAGCACAAATTCTGATTTATCATCGGAAGAACTAAAATCAGCTCTCACTGAGAAACAGAAGCTAGATAGTATTATTTATGAAACCTACAATCAAAATGGCGATTTGATTGAATATATAAAAAACTCTTTCGAATATGACTCTGTTGGCAATCAAACCAGCAATACCTTATACCGCTGGAATGGCGAAATACAGGGTTGGGATAAATCAATCCGAATTGATTTTCTGCTTAATTCCGATGGTAAGGTGCTAAGTGAAACACACTATCAGTGGAATAATAACGAAGATAATTGGATGAATAATTACAAGTATGAGTACGATTATGATACGGAAAACAACTTGGTTTTGGATGCATATTATATCTGGGTGAGCACCTCAGAATCATGGAGGGGAGTAGAAAAGAAAGAATACAAATTTGATGCGGAAAAAAACCTCATATTGGACGCATCGTACGAGTGGGATATATATTCGGCTACATGGAAAGGAAAAGAAAAATATGAATGTAAATTCGACTCTTCCGGAAACAAAACGATGGAAGCTTATTTTACCTGGGATTATGTTTCAGTAACTCCAATTTTGTACGGATGGCTTAATCAATACGTTCATGAAAGCGTTTTTGATGAAAATAACAAACTCATATTGTTCACCCAAAGTCAATGGTCGCCCGACAGCACTGTTCTTTTAAAACAATCCAAAGAAGAGATAGAATACAACAGCAACGACAGCATAATATTTGATATAACTTACAATTGGGAACAACTGGAAAATTTATGGAAGGTAAACAGAAAGAAGGAGTATATTTATGAGCCGAATAAAACCGTTTATACAGAGTACGAACCACATTCTGATTCTCTGAGAATAATTGGGTTAAAAGAAACATATTACAACTCGAATAGTGATATTACTACTGAAACTGATTACTACAGATCTTACGAACTGGACAGTGTAATATTGAACGCAAAAACTGAATATACCTACTATCCTTCCGGCAACCTACCTTTTGAAACAAAAACATTCAGTTACAACATTGATTCCGAATCCTGGGTTCCGGTTAGCAAAACGGAGATTTCTGCTTATGATATTTATGGGAATCCAACCCAAATTATTTATTCATCTGACTGGGATACTGAAGCAGAAAATTGGTCATATATTTTTAAAGTCATTCATAATTATAATTCTAAAAACAAATTAACGGTATACAATACCTTTTTCCGGAATAACGATGCAAACGATTGGGTGGGAAAAGATAAAAAAGAATATTCATATGACGAATACGATAACTTAATTTTAGAAATTCAATATACATGGAATACTGCACAGAACGATTGGTCGGGGGATTTAAAGACAGAGTATATTTTTGACAACTCATACACCTCGGATGAATTGATTTTACCATATATGTTTTTCCCTAATGATTACCAATACATGCTCACAGAAATACGCAAATCTGCGTGGGAGCAGAACATAAATGATTGGAGATTTTTAAGTTCTTCAACTTACCATTATTCATCAGTGATAGTTGATGCTATAGATAAAAAGTCATATCGTAACATAGAACTTTATCCCAATCCGGTAACAGAAAACCTGATCGTTAACAACATAGGAAACTACACACAGATATTGATTTTTAATATTTCCGGAGAATTGATTTTACAAAAAGAACTGCAACAAAATGAAAGTATTTTTAACCTGGCAAACATAAAACCAGGGATGTACTTTGTTCAGTTGAGAAAAAATTCGGAAGTCTTTTCCACAAAAATCATTAAACAATAA
- a CDS encoding glycoside hydrolase family 2 protein has product MKNFLVVGLTFCWLLFSVAQTKAQKSEIGLNEGWKAKRASELPVDGTVISSPDFQFFDWMDAVVPGTALTTLLHNKKVPDPFYGMNNELIPDIYETGPEYYTFWFQKEFEVPDLKPGQQVWLKFRGINYSANVFLNGKRVSFDTHEGMFLREKYLITPFLNESGKNNLAVLVEPPSPVGKANGGQGGDGVIARSVTQQYTPGWDWVCAVRDRNTGIWDKVSLEITGDIDIRAPFVKTRVPGKRLPGEKQDPAFLDISAELVNSSEEEQEGNLVASLGDEKWSVPVTLKKGETQTVSFPEIKIKNPKLWWPNGVGEQNMEHLKLKFEQANVVSDEEAVDFGIRETGTYFDKKVGGRVFMVNGRKVFIKGGNWISSDLLLRLTPERYDAEVRMHAQMNMNMIRVWGGSITERPEFYNACDKYGILVWQDLWITGDCNGCWFDPKKKESQARRQSYPDDHSLFFSSVIDQVKMLRNHPSLYLYCGGNEFPPPADIDFKLHNEIFPDVDPTRFYVSYSTSDSILRNTIGGVGDGPYGIQNPLRFFVTRSYPFNPELGSVGVPNVEAMRKMMDEKDLTPPVNDRGNNVWQYHKYIGYGDHIERFGEIAGIDDFCKKAQVVNYEQYRALQEGFNAGMWSFYTGMLVWKNQNPWTSLRGQFYDVFLEQTGGFYGYQHGAAPLHVQLNLNDSAICVMNQTMVAESGLSVEAELYNLHGEKVNTQQLNLDVSANSYKIAGKLDLAKKPAGLYFARFYLKNKKGEIVDENFYWLTNSPNDMQDLQKLEEVQPDIQLGEKRDDKLLLTVKNTEKETAFFSRLKVVDKQTGELVLPVFFSDNYFTLFSGEQKQVELDLSDLPADLKDKDLQLVLEPWKGPAVTKEL; this is encoded by the coding sequence ATGAAGAATTTTTTAGTGGTTGGGCTGACATTTTGTTGGCTTTTGTTTTCAGTGGCGCAAACAAAGGCACAAAAGAGTGAAATTGGTTTAAATGAGGGGTGGAAAGCCAAACGGGCAAGTGAATTGCCTGTAGATGGAACGGTGATTTCTTCACCCGATTTTCAGTTTTTCGATTGGATGGATGCAGTGGTTCCCGGAACAGCGTTAACCACTTTGTTGCACAACAAAAAAGTTCCGGATCCTTTTTATGGAATGAACAACGAGTTGATTCCCGATATTTATGAAACCGGCCCGGAGTATTACACTTTTTGGTTTCAAAAAGAATTTGAAGTTCCCGACTTAAAACCGGGGCAGCAGGTGTGGTTAAAATTCAGGGGAATAAATTATTCTGCCAATGTTTTTCTGAATGGAAAACGGGTGAGCTTTGACACACATGAAGGAATGTTTTTGCGTGAAAAATATCTGATAACTCCTTTTCTGAATGAGTCAGGGAAAAATAATCTGGCCGTGTTGGTTGAGCCGCCAAGTCCGGTGGGAAAAGCCAATGGCGGACAAGGGGGCGATGGTGTAATTGCCCGTTCGGTAACACAACAATACACTCCCGGCTGGGACTGGGTTTGTGCGGTTCGCGACAGAAATACAGGAATTTGGGATAAAGTTTCCCTGGAAATTACTGGCGATATCGATATTCGTGCTCCTTTTGTAAAAACAAGAGTTCCCGGAAAGCGTTTGCCTGGTGAAAAACAAGACCCGGCATTTTTGGATATTTCTGCTGAGCTTGTGAATAGTTCGGAAGAAGAGCAAGAAGGAAATCTTGTAGCGTCGTTGGGAGATGAAAAATGGTCGGTGCCGGTTACCTTAAAAAAAGGAGAAACACAAACGGTATCTTTTCCTGAGATAAAAATAAAAAATCCCAAATTGTGGTGGCCCAACGGAGTAGGGGAGCAAAATATGGAGCACCTGAAATTGAAATTTGAACAGGCGAATGTTGTCTCCGATGAAGAAGCTGTTGATTTTGGAATTCGCGAAACCGGCACTTATTTTGATAAAAAAGTAGGAGGACGTGTTTTTATGGTGAACGGCCGGAAAGTTTTTATAAAAGGAGGAAACTGGATTTCCTCCGATTTGTTGTTGCGTCTCACTCCGGAGCGCTACGATGCAGAAGTTCGTATGCACGCACAAATGAATATGAATATGATTCGTGTTTGGGGAGGTTCCATTACCGAACGCCCGGAATTTTATAATGCGTGTGATAAATACGGAATTTTGGTGTGGCAGGACTTGTGGATTACCGGCGACTGTAACGGTTGCTGGTTCGACCCGAAAAAGAAAGAATCGCAGGCGCGGCGTCAGTCGTATCCCGACGACCATTCTTTGTTTTTTAGTTCGGTTATCGATCAGGTAAAAATGTTACGTAACCATCCAAGTTTGTATTTGTATTGCGGGGGAAATGAGTTCCCACCACCGGCAGATATCGATTTTAAACTTCACAACGAAATATTCCCGGATGTAGATCCTACCCGTTTTTATGTGAGCTATTCAACTTCAGACAGTATTTTACGAAATACCATTGGCGGAGTCGGTGACGGCCCATACGGAATTCAGAATCCGTTGCGTTTTTTTGTAACTCGTTCGTATCCGTTTAATCCGGAACTTGGTTCGGTGGGAGTACCCAATGTGGAAGCCATGCGAAAAATGATGGATGAAAAAGATTTAACGCCACCGGTAAACGACCGTGGAAACAATGTTTGGCAATATCACAAGTACATTGGTTACGGCGATCATATTGAACGTTTTGGCGAGATTGCCGGAATTGACGATTTCTGTAAAAAGGCGCAAGTTGTGAATTACGAACAGTACCGCGCGTTGCAGGAAGGTTTTAATGCGGGGATGTGGAGTTTTTATACCGGAATGCTGGTATGGAAAAATCAAAACCCATGGACTTCTCTCCGTGGCCAGTTTTATGATGTATTTCTGGAACAAACCGGTGGATTTTATGGCTATCAGCACGGAGCAGCTCCTTTGCATGTGCAGTTAAATTTAAATGATTCTGCCATTTGTGTGATGAACCAAACTATGGTTGCCGAAAGCGGCTTGAGCGTAGAAGCAGAACTTTATAATCTGCATGGTGAGAAAGTAAATACACAACAGTTAAATTTGGATGTTTCTGCCAACTCATATAAAATAGCAGGCAAACTGGATTTGGCGAAAAAGCCTGCCGGATTATATTTTGCCCGTTTCTATCTGAAAAATAAAAAAGGAGAAATAGTGGATGAGAATTTTTATTGGTTGACCAATTCACCAAACGATATGCAGGATTTGCAAAAACTGGAAGAGGTTCAACCTGACATTCAATTAGGAGAAAAAAGGGACGACAAATTGCTTTTAACGGTCAAAAATACAGAAAAAGAGACTGCTTTCTTTTCGCGTTTAAAAGTAGTAGATAAACAAACCGGAGAACTCGTATTGCCGGTTTTCTTCAGCGATAATTATTTCACTTTATTTTCGGGCGAGCAAAAACAAGTTGAGTTGGATTTGTCTGATTTGCCTGCCGATTTAAAAGATAAAGATTTGCAGCTGGTTCTTGAACCCTGGAAAGGCCCGGCTGTAACAAAAGAATTATAG
- a CDS encoding sulfite exporter TauE/SafE family protein has translation MEWYMILALIGTGLAAGFINTTAGGGSMLTLPLLMFLGLPANVANGTNRIAILLQNVIAVNTFRQKKVLNLKTDYKLALPAVAGSIIGALFAVEIDPLLLKKIIAGLMVVMFLLVVAKPEIWVKERAGQTLAKPTSLQYIIFFFIGLYGGFIQLGVGFFLLAGLVLGCGQDLVKANALKVFIVLIYTVFSLGIFIVNKQADISAGLILAAGNMGGAWLGANFAVKGGAKYVRYVLLLALVIVILNLFGVFG, from the coding sequence ATGGAATGGTACATGATTCTTGCTCTTATCGGTACCGGGTTGGCAGCTGGTTTTATTAACACAACTGCGGGAGGTGGTTCGATGCTAACGTTGCCCTTGTTAATGTTTTTGGGGCTTCCGGCCAATGTTGCGAACGGTACCAATCGTATTGCCATTTTACTTCAAAATGTTATTGCTGTAAACACATTTCGGCAAAAAAAAGTACTCAACTTAAAAACCGACTATAAACTTGCGCTTCCCGCAGTAGCCGGTTCAATAATCGGTGCTTTGTTTGCCGTTGAGATAGACCCGCTGCTGCTTAAAAAAATAATTGCAGGCTTAATGGTCGTTATGTTTCTGCTGGTGGTTGCAAAGCCTGAAATTTGGGTAAAGGAAAGAGCCGGTCAAACATTGGCAAAACCTACTTCGCTTCAGTATATTATTTTCTTTTTTATTGGATTGTATGGAGGTTTTATTCAACTGGGTGTTGGCTTTTTTCTATTGGCTGGCCTGGTACTCGGGTGTGGACAGGATCTTGTTAAAGCAAATGCTTTGAAAGTATTTATTGTTCTTATATATACCGTTTTTTCACTCGGAATTTTTATTGTCAACAAACAGGCTGATATTTCAGCCGGATTGATTCTTGCAGCGGGAAATATGGGCGGAGCATGGTTGGGTGCTAATTTTGCTGTAAAAGGAGGTGCGAAATATGTGAGGTATGTTTTGCTTCTTGCACTCGTAATTGTTATTTTAAACCTGTTTGGAGTATTTGGCTAG
- a CDS encoding glycoside hydrolase family 16 protein, with translation MRFLMLLLCFCMFITTRAQDLGSEAESKNTKWELAWEDNFDTDGLPDKNIWSYEVGHIRNNEAQYYTERRIENARVENGNLIIKARKDNFEGNEITSASINTNSKRNILYGRVEVKAKLPTGRGTWPAIWMLGTSIKNGTGWPACGEIDIMENVGFEPNVIHANIHTKSYNHVLGTNKGNSTVIQKPYEDFHVYALEWFEDHMDFYIDNTLYFSFKNENTGNDTWPFDKPHYLLINLAIGGGWGGQKGIDESIFPQIYYIDYVKVYKQK, from the coding sequence ATGAGATTTTTAATGTTGTTACTTTGTTTTTGTATGTTTATTACGACCCGCGCGCAAGATTTGGGTTCTGAAGCTGAGAGTAAAAATACAAAGTGGGAATTGGCTTGGGAGGATAATTTTGATACCGACGGATTACCCGATAAAAATATCTGGTCGTACGAAGTGGGGCATATCCGGAATAACGAGGCCCAGTACTATACCGAAAGAAGAATTGAAAATGCACGTGTTGAAAATGGTAATTTGATTATCAAGGCCCGAAAAGACAATTTTGAAGGGAACGAAATTACATCGGCAAGCATAAATACCAATAGCAAAAGAAATATTTTATACGGGAGGGTGGAAGTGAAGGCAAAGCTTCCTACCGGACGTGGAACCTGGCCGGCAATATGGATGCTGGGGACAAGTATTAAGAATGGAACCGGATGGCCAGCTTGCGGCGAAATAGATATCATGGAAAATGTCGGCTTTGAGCCGAACGTAATTCATGCAAATATTCATACAAAATCGTATAATCATGTGTTGGGAACAAACAAGGGAAACAGTACTGTAATTCAAAAACCATATGAAGATTTTCATGTGTATGCCCTTGAGTGGTTTGAAGATCACATGGATTTTTACATAGATAATACGCTGTATTTCAGCTTTAAAAATGAAAATACAGGCAACGATACCTGGCCTTTTGATAAACCGCATTATTTGCTGATTAATCTCGCTATCGGAGGCGGATGGGGCGGTCAAAAGGGAATTGATGAATCAATTTTCCCGCAGATATATTATATCGATTATGTAAAAGTTTACAAACAGAAATAA
- a CDS encoding CobW family GTP-binding protein has product MHNNSKIAVTVITGFLGSGKTTFINSLLKRYSEKQFALVENEFGDIAIDTKLIKGVEASQMFELKEGCICCTITDEYELVLQELAERFQNVEHLLIETTGVADPASVIRPFFRDEKLQELYSFKGTICLLDALNFHNDYEKDLKYKQIAVADFVLVNKTEKQFSEEKEVMKKQVRQINPMSEIQFAKYGIAADFELEKVTYRPKFYPAFQGEKSLHSRISTQTMVFSKPINKSEFEYWLSYTLDVYKNEIYRIKGILCFENEAFEFVLQGVGGSYELFEGEDIISRNNSEIVVIGKLDKMDLATNF; this is encoded by the coding sequence ATGCACAATAATTCAAAAATAGCAGTTACAGTAATCACCGGCTTTTTAGGTTCAGGAAAAACTACATTTATAAATTCATTACTGAAACGATATTCTGAAAAACAATTTGCACTGGTTGAAAATGAGTTTGGCGACATTGCAATCGACACGAAATTGATAAAAGGAGTGGAAGCCAGCCAGATGTTTGAGTTGAAAGAAGGATGTATTTGTTGCACCATTACTGATGAATATGAATTGGTTTTACAGGAATTGGCCGAACGTTTTCAGAATGTGGAACATTTGCTAATTGAAACCACCGGTGTTGCCGATCCGGCATCGGTTATCCGACCGTTTTTCAGGGATGAAAAATTGCAGGAGCTTTATTCGTTTAAAGGAACGATTTGTCTGCTCGACGCTTTGAATTTTCATAACGATTATGAAAAGGATTTGAAATACAAACAAATTGCAGTGGCCGATTTTGTTTTGGTGAATAAAACTGAAAAACAGTTTTCGGAAGAAAAAGAAGTAATGAAAAAGCAAGTCCGTCAGATAAATCCGATGAGCGAAATTCAGTTTGCAAAATATGGAATTGCAGCGGATTTTGAACTTGAGAAAGTTACATATCGTCCGAAGTTTTATCCCGCTTTTCAGGGAGAAAAATCACTTCATTCCCGGATTTCGACACAAACAATGGTGTTTTCAAAACCAATAAATAAGTCGGAATTTGAATACTGGCTTTCCTATACTTTAGATGTTTATAAAAATGAAATTTACCGGATAAAAGGAATTTTATGTTTTGAAAATGAGGCGTTTGAATTCGTTTTGCAGGGAGTAGGCGGAAGCTACGAACTTTTTGAAGGTGAAGATATAATATCGCGAAATAACAGTGAAATTGTTGTGATTGGGAAACTGGATAAAATGGACTTAGCTACAAACTTTTAA
- a CDS encoding type II toxin-antitoxin system RelE/ParE family toxin, with the protein MTLVTFEDIMIVSFGSKDTGKIWNGERVKKIPIEVQQIGRRKLRMINNSQNWSDLRIPPSNRLEKLQGSDFYSIRINNQWRVVFRWIDNNAHDVEILDYH; encoded by the coding sequence TTGACGTTAGTAACGTTTGAAGACATTATGATTGTTTCATTTGGTTCAAAGGATACCGGGAAAATTTGGAATGGGGAGCGGGTTAAGAAAATACCGATTGAAGTTCAGCAGATAGGACGGAGAAAATTAAGGATGATTAATAACTCTCAAAATTGGTCCGATTTGAGAATTCCTCCTTCAAATCGCCTTGAAAAATTACAAGGATCAGATTTTTATAGTATTCGAATTAATAACCAGTGGCGAGTTGTTTTTCGATGGATTGACAATAATGCTCATGATGTTGAAATTTTGGATTATCATTAA
- the glyA gene encoding serine hydroxymethyltransferase yields the protein MKRDTLVFDIIQKERERQLSGIELIASENFVSDQVLEAMGSVMTNKYAEGYPGKRYYGGCQIVDMTEQLAIDRLKELYNAEWANVQPHSGAQANAAVLSVVLKPGDTFLGLDLSHGGHLSHGSHVNSSGILYNPIAYKVKEDSGLVDYDEMEALALEHKPKLIIGGASAYSREWDYKRMREIADKIGAILMIDMAHPAGLIAADLLRNPVEHAHIVTSTTHKTLRGPRGGIILIGKDFENPWGITTTKGVVRKMSSLLDSAVFPGQQGGPLEHVIAAKAVAFGEALSPEFKEYQKQVKKNADVMAQAFIDLGYKVISGGTDNHSMLIDLRTKFPEITGKVVENTLVKAEITVNKNMVPFDSRSPFQTSGLRVGTPAITTRGVKEDLMPVVVQLIDDVISNIEDEKTLKMVGEKVHSLMKEFPLFAY from the coding sequence ATGAAGAGAGATACCTTGGTTTTTGATATCATTCAAAAAGAACGGGAACGCCAGCTTAGCGGGATAGAATTAATTGCCTCAGAGAACTTTGTGAGCGACCAGGTTTTGGAAGCGATGGGGTCGGTAATGACCAATAAATATGCAGAAGGTTACCCCGGAAAGCGTTATTATGGAGGTTGCCAAATTGTAGATATGACGGAGCAACTCGCTATCGACCGTCTCAAAGAGTTGTATAATGCGGAGTGGGCAAACGTGCAACCGCACTCAGGAGCACAAGCCAATGCTGCTGTTTTGAGTGTTGTTTTAAAACCAGGCGATACTTTCCTTGGTTTGGATTTGTCGCACGGAGGACACCTTTCTCACGGCTCTCATGTGAACTCTTCGGGAATTCTTTACAATCCGATTGCATACAAAGTAAAAGAAGATTCCGGTTTGGTTGATTACGATGAAATGGAAGCATTGGCACTGGAACACAAACCAAAATTGATAATTGGCGGAGCTTCGGCTTACAGTCGCGAATGGGATTACAAACGTATGCGTGAAATCGCGGATAAAATTGGTGCAATTTTGATGATCGACATGGCACATCCAGCCGGTTTGATTGCTGCTGATTTATTGAGAAATCCAGTGGAACATGCACATATTGTTACTTCTACAACACACAAAACTTTGCGTGGCCCGCGTGGAGGTATTATTTTGATAGGTAAAGATTTTGAAAATCCCTGGGGAATAACAACAACAAAAGGTGTAGTTCGAAAGATGTCTTCGTTACTCGATTCTGCTGTTTTCCCGGGACAACAAGGTGGTCCGCTGGAACATGTAATTGCAGCGAAAGCGGTTGCTTTTGGCGAAGCACTTTCTCCTGAATTCAAAGAATACCAAAAGCAGGTGAAAAAGAATGCCGATGTAATGGCGCAGGCTTTTATCGATTTGGGTTACAAAGTTATTTCAGGTGGAACTGACAATCACTCGATGTTGATTGATTTGCGGACCAAATTCCCGGAAATAACCGGTAAAGTGGTTGAAAATACTTTGGTGAAAGCAGAAATCACTGTTAACAAGAACATGGTTCCGTTTGATAGTCGGTCTCCTTTCCAAACTTCAGGATTACGCGTTGGAACACCGGCCATTACAACTCGTGGTGTGAAAGAAGATTTAATGCCGGTTGTTGTTCAGTTGATTGATGATGTTATTTCAAATATTGAAGATGAAAAAACATTAAAAATGGTGGGAGAAAAAGTTCATAGTTTAATGAAGGAATTCCCGCTGTTTGCGTATTAA